Proteins encoded together in one Lathyrus oleraceus cultivar Zhongwan6 chromosome 5, CAAS_Psat_ZW6_1.0, whole genome shotgun sequence window:
- the LOC127086565 gene encoding uncharacterized protein LOC127086565 isoform X1, whose protein sequence is MAVPGNPAIEEDAEEHERDGPTHHPSAPAHEFFDLSTTVDPSYIISLIRKLLPLDSGSLHGVVSKGPSQGLVTDNDDKEGDAPSSAPICNDDRVGLSKNKHENMDVDDESCESSHALGEYQDKSDGFERSGDSVREDEWEEYGCILWDLAASKTHAELMVENLILEVLLANLNDCKSMRVNEVSIGIIGNLACHEVLMKCIVSTKGLIEMIVDRLFLDDPQCLCETSRLLTVGLQSDESISWAEALQSEHVLCQILWIAENTLNLQLLEKVAGLILAILESRQKVVDDLLPPMMKLGLANILINLLTFEISKLASDRIPERYSILDLILRAIESLSVIDGHSQEICSNKELFHLACNLVKFTDKVEVGNCCVTAAVLIANILSDVDRVSEISQDWCLLGGLLDIFPFASDDLEARNAIWSVLARILVRIHETEMNSSSLCHFVLVLVRRIDLIEDELLNQQCVDYSPGSTADTRNTSLVRIISIVNQWTAVREEAENNGNAETFVSETDVKKLLDCCHKFSK, encoded by the exons ATGGCGGTTCCGGGAAATCCAGccattgaagaagatgcagaagagCACGAACGAGATGGTCCCACGCATCATCCTTCTGCTCCGGCACACGAG TTTTTTGATTTATCAACCACTGTTGATCCTAGTTATATAATCTCCTTGATAAGGAAGCTTCTTCCTTTGGATTCTGGTTCTCTTCATGGAGTTGTTTCGAAAGGCCCTAGCCAAGGATTGGTCACCGATAATGATGATAAAGAAGGGGATGCACCGTCATCTGCACCTATTTGTAACGACGATCGCGTTGGATTATCCAAGAATAAACATGAAAATATGGATGTTGATGATGAATCCTGTGAATCTTCTCATGCGCTGGGAGAATATCAGGATAAGAGTGACGGATTTGAACGTTCTGGCGACTCGGTTCGAGAGGACGAGTGGGAAGAATACGGTTGTATTTTGTGGGACTTAGCTGCCAGTAAAACACATGCAGAACTCATG GTGGAGAATCTCATACTTGAAGTTCTTTTAGCAAATCTCAATGATTGCAAATCCATGCGAGTTAAT GAGGTTAGCATAGGAATTATTGGGAACCTTGCCTGCCACGAAGTTCTAATGAAGTGTATAGTCTCCACTAAAGGACTGATTGAGATGATTGTGGACAGATTATTTCTGGATGATCCTCAATGCCTATGTGAAACATCTAG ATTATTGACTGTGGGCCTTCAAAGTGACGAATCCATTTCATGGGCTGAGGCATTGCAGTCCGAACATGTATTATGTCAAATATTATGGATTGCAGAGAATACTTTGAACCTTCAGCTTTTAGAAAAG GTTGCAGGACTTATATTAGCTATATTAGAAAGCCGGCAAAAAGTTGTGGATGATCTTCTTCCACCTATGATGAAGCTTGGTTTGGCAAATATATTGATCAATCTCTTGACTTTTGAGATAAGCAAACTAGCGAGTGACCGAATACCTGAAAG GTATTCAATTCTTGATTTAATTCTTCGTGCAATTGAAAGCCTTTCTGTTATAGATGGTCATTCTCAGGAAATATGTTCAAATAAAGAGCTTTTTCACCTAGCATGTAACTTGGTCAAGTTCACAGATAAAGTCGAG GTTGGGAACTGTTGTGTTACTGCTGCAGTTCTTATTGCAAATATTTTGTCTGATGTTGATCGCGTTTCCGAAATATCACAAG ATTGGTGCCTCTTAGGTGGTCTGCTTGATATATTTCCTTTTGCTTCGGATGATTTGGAGGCAAGAAATGCAATCTGGAGCGTACTTGCTAGAATATTAGTCAGAATACACGAAACTGAAATGAACTCATCAAGTTTATGTCATTTTGTTTTGGTTCTTGTCAGAAGAATTGATTTGATTGAAGATGAGCTTCTGAACCAACAATGTGTTGACTACAGCCCTGGCTCAACAGCAGATACTAGAAACACATCT CTCGTGAGAATAATCAGCATTGTGAATCAGTGGACTGCTGTAAGGGAGGAAGCTGAGAATAATGGGAATGCTGAAACTTTTGTAAGCGAGACAGATGTAAAAAAGTTGTTGGATTGTTGTCACAAATTCTCGAAGTAG
- the LOC127086565 gene encoding uncharacterized protein LOC127086565 isoform X2, whose product MQKSTNEMVPRIILLLRHTSYIISLIRKLLPLDSGSLHGVVSKGPSQGLVTDNDDKEGDAPSSAPICNDDRVGLSKNKHENMDVDDESCESSHALGEYQDKSDGFERSGDSVREDEWEEYGCILWDLAASKTHAELMVENLILEVLLANLNDCKSMRVNEVSIGIIGNLACHEVLMKCIVSTKGLIEMIVDRLFLDDPQCLCETSRLLTVGLQSDESISWAEALQSEHVLCQILWIAENTLNLQLLEKVAGLILAILESRQKVVDDLLPPMMKLGLANILINLLTFEISKLASDRIPERYSILDLILRAIESLSVIDGHSQEICSNKELFHLACNLVKFTDKVEVGNCCVTAAVLIANILSDVDRVSEISQDWCLLGGLLDIFPFASDDLEARNAIWSVLARILVRIHETEMNSSSLCHFVLVLVRRIDLIEDELLNQQCVDYSPGSTADTRNTSLVRIISIVNQWTAVREEAENNGNAETFVSETDVKKLLDCCHKFSK is encoded by the exons atgcagaagagCACGAACGAGATGGTCCCACGCATCATCCTTCTGCTCCGGCACACGAG TTATATAATCTCCTTGATAAGGAAGCTTCTTCCTTTGGATTCTGGTTCTCTTCATGGAGTTGTTTCGAAAGGCCCTAGCCAAGGATTGGTCACCGATAATGATGATAAAGAAGGGGATGCACCGTCATCTGCACCTATTTGTAACGACGATCGCGTTGGATTATCCAAGAATAAACATGAAAATATGGATGTTGATGATGAATCCTGTGAATCTTCTCATGCGCTGGGAGAATATCAGGATAAGAGTGACGGATTTGAACGTTCTGGCGACTCGGTTCGAGAGGACGAGTGGGAAGAATACGGTTGTATTTTGTGGGACTTAGCTGCCAGTAAAACACATGCAGAACTCATG GTGGAGAATCTCATACTTGAAGTTCTTTTAGCAAATCTCAATGATTGCAAATCCATGCGAGTTAAT GAGGTTAGCATAGGAATTATTGGGAACCTTGCCTGCCACGAAGTTCTAATGAAGTGTATAGTCTCCACTAAAGGACTGATTGAGATGATTGTGGACAGATTATTTCTGGATGATCCTCAATGCCTATGTGAAACATCTAG ATTATTGACTGTGGGCCTTCAAAGTGACGAATCCATTTCATGGGCTGAGGCATTGCAGTCCGAACATGTATTATGTCAAATATTATGGATTGCAGAGAATACTTTGAACCTTCAGCTTTTAGAAAAG GTTGCAGGACTTATATTAGCTATATTAGAAAGCCGGCAAAAAGTTGTGGATGATCTTCTTCCACCTATGATGAAGCTTGGTTTGGCAAATATATTGATCAATCTCTTGACTTTTGAGATAAGCAAACTAGCGAGTGACCGAATACCTGAAAG GTATTCAATTCTTGATTTAATTCTTCGTGCAATTGAAAGCCTTTCTGTTATAGATGGTCATTCTCAGGAAATATGTTCAAATAAAGAGCTTTTTCACCTAGCATGTAACTTGGTCAAGTTCACAGATAAAGTCGAG GTTGGGAACTGTTGTGTTACTGCTGCAGTTCTTATTGCAAATATTTTGTCTGATGTTGATCGCGTTTCCGAAATATCACAAG ATTGGTGCCTCTTAGGTGGTCTGCTTGATATATTTCCTTTTGCTTCGGATGATTTGGAGGCAAGAAATGCAATCTGGAGCGTACTTGCTAGAATATTAGTCAGAATACACGAAACTGAAATGAACTCATCAAGTTTATGTCATTTTGTTTTGGTTCTTGTCAGAAGAATTGATTTGATTGAAGATGAGCTTCTGAACCAACAATGTGTTGACTACAGCCCTGGCTCAACAGCAGATACTAGAAACACATCT CTCGTGAGAATAATCAGCATTGTGAATCAGTGGACTGCTGTAAGGGAGGAAGCTGAGAATAATGGGAATGCTGAAACTTTTGTAAGCGAGACAGATGTAAAAAAGTTGTTGGATTGTTGTCACAAATTCTCGAAGTAG
- the LOC127086564 gene encoding magnesium transporter MRS2-11, chloroplastic isoform X2, with protein sequence MALTLTSTSTHLRFQPLLSRTNYVIFSDLTEFRSLETRSHDSLTLLRRRKISVTSPSALKPVKCSRSTEEKQWSEAESVASDADEDLDDSNAPALRQTPSIEPQRIATTSSGDSPSLGIREPVYEVVEVKSDGAVSTRKINRRQLLKSSGLRPRDVRSVDPSLFLTNSMPSLLVREYAILLNLGSLRAIAMQDCVLIFDYNRKGGQAFLDTLLPRLNPKNNNGGPSMPFEIEVQALLEALPNRITGDILEQLRISKQTLVELGSRAGALRQMLLDLLEDPNEIRRMCIMGRNCTLNKGNNNVECSVPLEKQVADEEEEEIEMLLENYLQRCESCHGQSERLLDSAREMEDSIGVSLSSRRLEVSRVELLLQVGTFCVAVGALVAGIFGMNLKSYLEERVFAFWLTTSGIIVGGIIVFFLMYNYLRARKIF encoded by the exons ATGGCTTTAACTTTAACTTCAACTTCGACGCACCTTCGTTTTCAACCTTTACTCTCGCGCACCAACTACGTCATCTTCTCCGACCTTACCGAATTCCGTTCTCTTGAAACACGGAGTCATGATTCTCTCACTCTTCTTCGCCGGAGAAAGATCTCTGTTACGTCACCGTCGGCTCTGAAGCCGGTGAAATGCAGTAGATCCACGGAGGAGAAGCAGTGGAGCGAGGCGGAATCCGTCGCATCTGACGCCGATGAAGATTTGGATGATTCGAATGCTCCGGCTCTGAGGCAAACTCCTTCTATTGAGCCTCAGAGGATTGCAACTACCTCTTCCGGCGATTCTCCTTCTCTCGGAATTCGAGAACCTGTTTATGAA GTTGTAGAAGTGAAATCAGACGGGGCAGTATCGACTAGAAAAATCAACAGGAGACAATTATTGAAGTCGAGTG GCCTTCGTCCCCGGGATGTCAGAAGTGTGGATCCATCACTGTTTTTGACAAATTCAATGCCTTCTTTGCTG GTCCGTGAGTATGCTATACTTCTAAACCTGGGTTCGCTACGAGCAATAGCAATGCAAGATTGTGTGCTTATATTTGACTATAATCG TAAAGGTGGGCAAGcttttctagacacattgctgcCTAGGTTGAACCCCAAGAACAACAATGGAGGGCCATCAATGCCATTTGAAATTGAG GTTCAAGCTCTTCTTGAGGCGTTGCCAAATCGGATAACTGGAGACATATTGGAGCAACTTCGTATTAGCAAACAAACTTTG GTTGAGTTAGGCTCGAGGGCAGGAGCTCTCCGACAGATGCTTCTTGACCTTCTGGAGGACCCAAATGAAATACGACGGATGTGTATTATGGGAAGAAACTGTACACTTAATAAAGGAAACAATAATGTGGAATGCTCAGTGCCCTTAGAAAAGCAGGTTGCTGATG AGGAGGAGGAGGAAATTGAAATGCTTCTGGAAAACTATCTCCAAAG ATGTGAATCTTGTCATGGTCAATCTGAAAGGCTTCTTGATTCTGCAAGGGAAATGGAGGATTCTATAGGTGTCAGTTTGAG CTCACGAAGACTTGAAGTTAGTAGAGTGGAACTGCTTCTCCAGGTTGGAACATTCTGTGTGGCAGTTGGCGCCCTTGTGGCAG GTATATTTGGCATGAACCTGAAGTCCTATCTTGAGGAACGTGTG TTTGCATTTTGGCTAACTACATCTGGGATCATTGTTGGTGGCATTATTGTTTTCTTTCTTATGTATAATTACCTCAGAGCAAGAAAAATATTTTGA
- the LOC127086566 gene encoding GDSL esterase/lipase At5g22810, giving the protein MKHSTYFLTFSVLVMVFNVVKGQPLVPALFIFGDSVVDAGNNNNLYTFIKSNFPPYGRDFKNHMPTGRFCNGKLATDFTAENLGFTTYPPAYLNLQVKGQNLLNGANFASGASGFYGPTAKLYRAIPLDQQLEHYKECQNILVGVTGQSNASTIISDAIYLVSAGSSDFVQNYYINPLLYKVYTADQFSDIVMQDYIVFIQNLYALGARKIGVTTLPPLGCLPTAITLFGSRSNECVERLNTDAVNFNNKLNITSQNLQISLSNLTLAVLDIYQPLHNLVTKPAENGFFEARKACCGSGLIETSILCNKDSIGTCANASEYVFWDSFHPSEAANKVLADGLLLSGISLIS; this is encoded by the exons ATGAAGCATTCAACTTATTTCTTGACTTTTTCTGTTCTGGTTATGGTGTTCAATGTGGTTAAAGGACAACCTCTTGTCCCTGCATTGTTCATATTTGGTGATTCTGTTGTTGATGCAGGAAATAATAACAACTTGTACACATTTATTAAGTCAAATTTTCCTCCTTATGGAAGAGACTTCAAGAATCACATGCCAACAGGAAGGTTTTGTAATGGAAAACTTGCAACAGATTTTACAG CTGAAAATCTCGGATTTACAACTTATCCACCAGCTTACCTCAACTTACAGGTTAAAGGACAAAACCTCTTGAATGGTGCAAACTTTGCATCTGGTGCTTCTGGCTTCTATGGTCCTACAGCCAAACTATAT CGCGCAATTCCATTGGACCAACAACTGGAACACTATAAAGAATGCCAGAATATATTGGTGGGAGTAACAGGACAATCAAATGCTTCAACGATTATATCTGATGCTATATATCTTGTTAGTGCTGGTAGCAGTGACTTTGTTCAAAACTATTACATAAATCCTTTACTTTACAAGGTTTACACTGCTGATCAATTCTCAGATATTGTTATGCAAGATTATATCGTTTTCATTCAG AATTTATATGCACTTGGAGCAAGGAAAATTGGTGTAACAACATTACCTCCATTGGGTTGTCTGCCGACCGCCATCACTCTCTTTGGCTCTCGTAGCAATGAGTGTGTGGAGAGGCTAAACACTGATGCTGTTAACTTCAACAATAAGCTAAACATCACATCTCAGAACTTGCAAATATCACTTAGTAACCTTACATTGGCTGTCCTTGATATCTACCAACCTCTCCATAACCTTGTCACTAAGCCTGCAGAAAATG GATTTTTCGAAGCAAGGAAGGCTTGTTGTGGATCTGGTTTGATAGAGACGTCTATATTGTGCAACAAGGACTCCATAGGAACATGTGCAAATGCTTCTGAATATGTGTTTTGGGACAGTTTTCATCCATCTGAGGCTGCAAACAAGGTTTTGGCTGATGGTTTGCTGCTTTCTGGCATCTCCCTCATATCCTAA
- the LOC127086564 gene encoding magnesium transporter MRS2-11, chloroplastic isoform X1, with product MALTLTSTSTHLRFQPLLSRTNYVIFSDLTEFRSLETRSHDSLTLLRRRKISVTSPSALKPVKCSRSTEEKQWSEAESVASDADEDLDDSNAPALRQTPSIEPQRIATTSSGDSPSLGIREPVYEVVEVKSDGAVSTRKINRRQLLKSSGLRPRDVRSVDPSLFLTNSMPSLLVREYAILLNLGSLRAIAMQDCVLIFDYNRKGGQAFLDTLLPRLNPKNNNGGPSMPFEIEVVEAALLSRIQRLERRLMDLEPRVQALLEALPNRITGDILEQLRISKQTLVELGSRAGALRQMLLDLLEDPNEIRRMCIMGRNCTLNKGNNNVECSVPLEKQVADEEEEEIEMLLENYLQRCESCHGQSERLLDSAREMEDSIGVSLSSRRLEVSRVELLLQVGTFCVAVGALVAGIFGMNLKSYLEERVFAFWLTTSGIIVGGIIVFFLMYNYLRARKIF from the exons ATGGCTTTAACTTTAACTTCAACTTCGACGCACCTTCGTTTTCAACCTTTACTCTCGCGCACCAACTACGTCATCTTCTCCGACCTTACCGAATTCCGTTCTCTTGAAACACGGAGTCATGATTCTCTCACTCTTCTTCGCCGGAGAAAGATCTCTGTTACGTCACCGTCGGCTCTGAAGCCGGTGAAATGCAGTAGATCCACGGAGGAGAAGCAGTGGAGCGAGGCGGAATCCGTCGCATCTGACGCCGATGAAGATTTGGATGATTCGAATGCTCCGGCTCTGAGGCAAACTCCTTCTATTGAGCCTCAGAGGATTGCAACTACCTCTTCCGGCGATTCTCCTTCTCTCGGAATTCGAGAACCTGTTTATGAA GTTGTAGAAGTGAAATCAGACGGGGCAGTATCGACTAGAAAAATCAACAGGAGACAATTATTGAAGTCGAGTG GCCTTCGTCCCCGGGATGTCAGAAGTGTGGATCCATCACTGTTTTTGACAAATTCAATGCCTTCTTTGCTG GTCCGTGAGTATGCTATACTTCTAAACCTGGGTTCGCTACGAGCAATAGCAATGCAAGATTGTGTGCTTATATTTGACTATAATCG TAAAGGTGGGCAAGcttttctagacacattgctgcCTAGGTTGAACCCCAAGAACAACAATGGAGGGCCATCAATGCCATTTGAAATTGAG GTTGTCGAAGCAGCATTGCTTTCAAGAATACAACGTTTGGAGCGGAGACTGATGGACTTAGAACCTCGT GTTCAAGCTCTTCTTGAGGCGTTGCCAAATCGGATAACTGGAGACATATTGGAGCAACTTCGTATTAGCAAACAAACTTTG GTTGAGTTAGGCTCGAGGGCAGGAGCTCTCCGACAGATGCTTCTTGACCTTCTGGAGGACCCAAATGAAATACGACGGATGTGTATTATGGGAAGAAACTGTACACTTAATAAAGGAAACAATAATGTGGAATGCTCAGTGCCCTTAGAAAAGCAGGTTGCTGATG AGGAGGAGGAGGAAATTGAAATGCTTCTGGAAAACTATCTCCAAAG ATGTGAATCTTGTCATGGTCAATCTGAAAGGCTTCTTGATTCTGCAAGGGAAATGGAGGATTCTATAGGTGTCAGTTTGAG CTCACGAAGACTTGAAGTTAGTAGAGTGGAACTGCTTCTCCAGGTTGGAACATTCTGTGTGGCAGTTGGCGCCCTTGTGGCAG GTATATTTGGCATGAACCTGAAGTCCTATCTTGAGGAACGTGTG TTTGCATTTTGGCTAACTACATCTGGGATCATTGTTGGTGGCATTATTGTTTTCTTTCTTATGTATAATTACCTCAGAGCAAGAAAAATATTTTGA